From Streptomyces durmitorensis, a single genomic window includes:
- a CDS encoding carbon-nitrogen hydrolase family protein: protein MRTALLQSSGRPGSVAANLKALDEAAARAAAAGAGLLVAPEMYLTGYAIGDDVARLAEPADGASATAIAETALRHGVAVAYGYPERGGEQVFNAVQLIGPDGARLANYRKTHLFGCFERDSFTPGEQAVVQAELGGLRIGLMICYDVEFPENVRAHALAGTDLLLVPTAQMHPFQFVAESVVPVRAFENQMYVAYVNRVGKEGEFEFVGLSTLAGPDGVARTRAGRDEQLVFADADPAFLAASREANPYLRDRRPGLYASLI, encoded by the coding sequence CTGCGCACCGCCCTGCTCCAGAGCTCGGGCCGCCCCGGCTCCGTCGCCGCCAATCTGAAGGCGCTCGACGAGGCCGCTGCCCGTGCCGCCGCTGCGGGCGCGGGCCTCCTGGTGGCCCCGGAGATGTACCTCACCGGGTACGCGATCGGCGACGACGTGGCACGCCTCGCCGAGCCCGCCGACGGGGCGTCCGCCACCGCGATCGCCGAGACCGCCCTGCGCCACGGCGTCGCGGTCGCCTACGGCTACCCGGAGCGGGGCGGCGAGCAGGTCTTCAACGCCGTCCAGCTGATCGGCCCCGACGGCGCGCGCCTGGCGAACTACCGCAAGACCCACCTCTTCGGCTGCTTCGAGCGCGACTCCTTCACCCCCGGTGAACAGGCCGTCGTGCAGGCGGAGTTGGGCGGTCTGCGGATCGGTCTGATGATCTGCTACGACGTGGAGTTCCCGGAGAACGTCCGCGCGCACGCCCTGGCCGGCACCGACCTGCTGCTCGTGCCCACGGCCCAGATGCACCCCTTCCAGTTCGTCGCCGAGTCCGTCGTGCCGGTGCGGGCCTTCGAGAACCAGATGTACGTCGCGTACGTCAACCGGGTCGGCAAGGAAGGGGAGTTCGAGTTCGTCGGGCTCTCCACGCTGGCCGGTCCCGACGGAGTCGCGCGCACCCGCGCCGGACGGGACGAGCAGCTGGTGTTCGCCGACGCCGACCCGGCCTTCCTCGCCGCGTCGCGCGAGGCCAACCCCTATCTGCGCGACCGCCGCCCGGGTCTGTACGCGTCCCTGATCTGA
- a CDS encoding flavin monoamine oxidase family protein, translated as MTSTVPTAVQHTDAQPPITMFGPDFPYAYDDFLAHPAGLGQIPATEHGTEVAVIGGGLSGIVAAYELMKMGLKPVVYEADQIGGRLRTVGFEGCDGDLTAEMGAMRFPPSSTALQHYIDLVGLKTRPFPNPLAESTPSTVVDLKGESHYATSVDDLPQVYRDVMNAWNSCLEEGADFSDMNRALRERDVPKIREIWSKLVEKLDNQTFYGFLCESEAFKSFRHREIFGQVGFGTGGWDTDFPNSILEILRVVYTEADDHHRGIVGGSQQLPLRMWDREPQKIVHWAPGTSLSSLHEGGVPKPAVTRLDRTAGNRVTVTDSSGDIRTYQAVIFTAQSWMLLSKIACDDTLFPIDHWTAMERTHYMESSKLFVPVDRPFWLDKDEETGRDVMSMTLTDRMTRGTYLLDDGPDKPATICLSYTWCDDSLKWLPLSANERMEVMLKSLGEIYPKVDIRKHIIGNPVTVSWENEPYFMGAFKANLPGHYRYQRRLFTHFMQGALPEDKRGIFLAGDDISWTAGWAEGAVTTALNAVWGVMHHLGGATDGTNPGPGDVYDEIAPVELPED; from the coding sequence ATGACGTCCACGGTGCCCACCGCCGTCCAGCACACCGACGCGCAGCCGCCGATCACCATGTTCGGTCCGGACTTCCCGTACGCGTACGACGATTTCCTCGCCCACCCGGCGGGCCTCGGCCAGATACCCGCGACCGAGCACGGCACGGAGGTCGCGGTCATCGGCGGCGGTCTGTCCGGCATCGTGGCGGCGTACGAACTGATGAAGATGGGCCTCAAGCCCGTCGTCTACGAGGCCGACCAGATCGGCGGCCGACTGCGCACCGTCGGGTTCGAGGGCTGTGACGGCGACCTGACCGCCGAGATGGGCGCGATGCGCTTCCCGCCGTCCTCGACGGCGCTCCAGCACTACATCGACCTGGTGGGCCTCAAGACCCGGCCCTTCCCCAACCCTCTCGCGGAGTCGACCCCCTCGACGGTCGTCGACCTCAAGGGCGAGTCCCACTACGCGACGTCCGTCGACGACCTGCCCCAGGTCTACCGCGACGTGATGAACGCCTGGAACTCCTGCCTGGAGGAGGGCGCCGACTTCTCCGACATGAACCGCGCCCTGCGCGAGCGCGACGTGCCCAAGATCCGCGAGATCTGGTCCAAGCTCGTCGAGAAGCTCGACAACCAGACCTTCTACGGCTTCCTCTGCGAGTCCGAGGCCTTCAAGTCCTTCCGGCACCGCGAGATCTTCGGCCAGGTCGGCTTCGGCACGGGCGGCTGGGACACCGACTTCCCGAACTCCATCCTGGAGATCCTGCGCGTCGTCTACACCGAGGCCGACGACCACCACCGCGGCATCGTCGGCGGCAGCCAGCAGCTGCCGCTGCGCATGTGGGACCGCGAGCCGCAGAAGATCGTGCACTGGGCGCCCGGCACCTCCCTGAGCTCGCTGCACGAGGGCGGTGTGCCCAAGCCCGCCGTGACCCGTCTGGACCGCACCGCGGGCAACCGCGTCACCGTCACCGACTCCTCGGGCGACATCCGCACCTACCAGGCGGTGATCTTCACCGCCCAGTCCTGGATGCTGCTCTCCAAGATCGCGTGCGACGACACGCTCTTCCCCATCGACCACTGGACGGCGATGGAGCGCACCCACTACATGGAGTCCTCCAAGCTCTTCGTCCCGGTCGACCGGCCTTTCTGGCTGGACAAGGACGAGGAGACCGGCCGTGACGTCATGTCGATGACGCTCACCGACCGCATGACGCGCGGCACCTACCTCCTGGACGACGGCCCGGACAAGCCCGCGACCATCTGCCTCTCCTACACCTGGTGCGACGACAGCCTGAAGTGGCTGCCGCTGTCGGCGAACGAGCGCATGGAGGTCATGCTCAAGTCGCTCGGCGAGATCTATCCCAAGGTCGACATCCGCAAGCACATCATCGGCAACCCGGTGACGGTGTCGTGGGAGAACGAGCCGTACTTCATGGGCGCCTTCAAGGCGAACCTGCCGGGCCACTACCGCTACCAGCGGCGTCTGTTCACGCACTTCATGCAGGGCGCGTTGCCCGAGGACAAGCGGGGGATCTTCCTCGCCGGTGACGACATCTCCTGGACGGCCGGGTGGGCCGAAGGCGCCGTGACGACCGCGCTGAACGCCGTGTGGGGCGTCATGCATCACCTTGGCGGGGCCACGGACGGGACCAACCCTGGTCCCGGGGACGTGTACGACGAGATTGCTCCCGTCGAGCTGCCGGAAGACTGA
- a CDS encoding LLM class F420-dependent oxidoreductase translates to MATRLGLGLPQGRQYHLGRDVPAVASAAEEIGYESLWVYERVLFPEPATQGLYGIEGLPWPDTYRSVADPLVTLTLAAAATERARLGTSVLVAPLHVPFQLARSLATLDAASGGRVVAGFGTGWSHDEYAAAGVAPFNRRGKVLDELIDVCHAVWGPDPVSYEGELTTIAPSVVGPKPARPIPILLPAGSPRALRRLVDRADGWMPIGTGAAQLAEQAQTLKDLAAERGRTRPVQSVLRVNARYTPTAYEGEKRAPFRGNVAQIVEDIAAHASVGAVEEILIELAGSTRDAEELKDLAAEVYEAARAAGV, encoded by the coding sequence ATGGCCACACGACTCGGGCTCGGCCTCCCGCAGGGCCGGCAGTATCACCTCGGCCGTGACGTCCCGGCCGTGGCCAGCGCGGCCGAGGAGATCGGGTACGAGAGCCTGTGGGTCTATGAGCGCGTCCTGTTCCCCGAGCCCGCGACCCAGGGCCTGTACGGCATCGAGGGCCTGCCCTGGCCCGACACGTACCGCTCGGTGGCCGACCCGCTGGTCACGCTGACGCTCGCCGCCGCGGCCACCGAGCGGGCCCGCCTGGGCACCAGCGTCCTGGTCGCCCCGCTGCACGTGCCGTTCCAACTGGCGCGCTCCCTCGCCACGTTGGACGCGGCGAGCGGCGGCCGCGTCGTCGCGGGCTTCGGCACGGGCTGGTCGCACGACGAGTACGCGGCCGCGGGAGTGGCCCCCTTCAACCGGCGCGGCAAGGTCCTGGACGAGCTGATCGACGTCTGCCACGCGGTGTGGGGCCCGGACCCGGTGTCGTACGAAGGGGAGCTGACGACGATCGCCCCCTCGGTGGTCGGCCCCAAGCCCGCGCGCCCCATCCCGATCCTGCTGCCCGCGGGCAGCCCGCGCGCCCTGCGCAGGCTCGTCGACCGCGCCGACGGCTGGATGCCGATCGGCACGGGCGCCGCGCAGCTTGCCGAGCAGGCCCAGACGCTGAAGGACCTGGCCGCCGAGCGGGGCCGCACGCGGCCGGTCCAGAGCGTCCTGCGGGTCAACGCCCGGTACACGCCGACCGCGTACGAGGGCGAGAAGCGCGCCCCCTTCCGGGGCAACGTCGCGCAGATCGTCGAGGACATCGCGGCGCACGCCTCGGTGGGCGCGGTGGAAGAGATCCTCATCGAGCTCGCGGGCAGCACACGGGACGCGGAGGAACTGAAGGACCTGGCGGCGGAGGTGTACGAGGCGGCGAGGGCAGCCGGGGTATAG
- a CDS encoding DUF5995 family protein: MAQLERFAEFTGSAHGVDDVVTRMRALGAGFPSGDGVGVFNRVYLAVTEEVGRHVDRGRFPDTGAAITLDVLFAERYLTAVETMAADRRPPACWRPLFQLRRHPGVRPLQFALAGINAHIGHDLPLAVMDTCRSLGCEPADLEDEFDRVGDILVSLEERIREELMPGPDLFQIADPLTHLLGSWSLERARDSAWATALALRALRELPAVAEEFQGRLDGAVGLVGRMLLTPLPD, translated from the coding sequence ATGGCGCAGTTGGAGCGGTTCGCGGAGTTCACAGGCTCGGCACACGGGGTTGACGACGTGGTGACGCGGATGCGCGCGCTGGGAGCCGGCTTCCCCTCGGGCGACGGGGTCGGGGTCTTCAACCGGGTCTATCTCGCGGTCACCGAAGAGGTCGGCCGGCACGTCGACAGGGGGCGATTCCCGGACACCGGAGCCGCGATCACGCTGGACGTCCTGTTCGCCGAGCGCTATCTGACGGCGGTCGAGACGATGGCCGCGGACCGCAGACCGCCCGCCTGCTGGCGGCCGCTGTTCCAGCTGCGGCGCCATCCCGGCGTACGTCCCCTGCAGTTCGCGCTCGCGGGCATCAATGCGCACATCGGGCACGACCTTCCGCTGGCCGTCATGGACACCTGTCGTTCGCTCGGCTGCGAACCGGCGGACCTGGAGGACGAGTTCGACCGCGTGGGCGACATCCTCGTCTCGCTGGAGGAGCGCATCCGCGAAGAACTGATGCCGGGCCCCGACCTCTTCCAGATCGCCGACCCGCTGACCCATCTGCTGGGTTCCTGGAGCCTGGAGCGGGCCAGGGACAGCGCGTGGGCGACGGCGCTCGCGCTGCGGGCCCTGCGCGAACTGCCCGCCGTCGCCGAGGAGTTCCAGGGCCGCCTCGACGGAGCGGTCGGCCTGGTGGGGCGGATGCTGCTCACGCCCCTGCCCGACTGA
- a CDS encoding glycoside hydrolase family 6 protein has protein sequence MVAAASVVAAMGTVAGMVSALDEGGGKDRARPKVTKSPTLEPLPAVPTPSASASSAEPSPVKSSASPVPKPKPKPATPRPKKPTADPSANSLYRHGDSQVIDWVRAHRGDPRRPLIESRIADRPAAVWFAEYAPGTITSRVRAVTSSAGSRVPVVVPYAIPDRDCGGASQGGAPDLAAYDAWIGKFAAGLGSGEVVVILEPDAIALSECLSAKQRTARYASLARAGRTLKAANPRARVYFDAGHSGWNAAAKQAGRLRAAGAASPASSDGIFTNVSNFHRTGDEAAYARKVLSALGGPPGLGAVIDTSRNGNGAPADGEWCDPAGRGLGPSPTLRTGEARIDAYLWIKLPGESDGCKGAPGTFTPGYAYDLARG, from the coding sequence ATGGTCGCGGCGGCTTCGGTCGTGGCCGCGATGGGCACCGTCGCCGGAATGGTGTCCGCCCTGGACGAGGGCGGCGGCAAGGACCGGGCGCGCCCGAAGGTGACGAAGTCGCCGACGCTCGAACCGCTGCCCGCGGTGCCGACGCCGTCCGCATCGGCCTCATCGGCGGAGCCGTCGCCCGTGAAGTCCTCCGCATCGCCGGTGCCGAAGCCGAAACCGAAGCCTGCGACCCCGCGTCCGAAGAAGCCCACCGCCGACCCCTCGGCCAACTCCCTCTACCGGCACGGTGATTCGCAGGTCATCGACTGGGTCAGGGCGCATCGCGGCGATCCGCGCCGCCCGCTCATCGAGTCACGGATCGCCGACCGCCCCGCCGCCGTGTGGTTCGCGGAGTACGCGCCGGGGACCATCACCTCGCGCGTGCGCGCGGTGACGTCGAGCGCCGGGAGCCGGGTGCCCGTCGTCGTGCCGTACGCGATACCGGACCGCGACTGCGGGGGCGCGTCGCAGGGTGGGGCGCCGGACCTCGCCGCGTACGACGCGTGGATCGGGAAGTTCGCCGCGGGCCTCGGCTCCGGCGAGGTCGTCGTCATCCTCGAACCGGACGCGATCGCGCTCTCCGAATGCCTCTCGGCGAAGCAGCGCACCGCGCGCTACGCCTCGCTCGCCCGTGCGGGCCGCACCCTCAAGGCCGCCAACCCCAGGGCCAGGGTCTATTTCGACGCGGGGCACTCGGGCTGGAACGCCGCGGCCAAGCAGGCCGGGCGGCTGCGCGCGGCGGGCGCCGCTTCGCCCGCGTCGTCCGACGGCATCTTCACGAACGTCTCGAACTTCCACCGCACCGGCGACGAGGCCGCCTATGCCCGCAAGGTCCTGTCCGCGCTCGGCGGCCCGCCCGGCCTGGGCGCCGTCATCGACACGAGCCGCAACGGCAACGGCGCCCCCGCTGACGGGGAGTGGTGCGACCCGGCGGGACGGGGGCTCGGGCCGAGCCCGACGCTGCGGACCGGTGAGGCCCGTATCGACGCCTATCTGTGGATCAAACTGCCGGGCGAGTCCGACGGCTGCAAGGGCGCGCCGGGGACGTTCACGCCCGGCTACGCCTACGACTTGGCGCGCGGCTGA
- a CDS encoding uracil-xanthine permease family protein produces the protein MDLGVRWRLHGDGRTPAPGAVVRPDERLSWPRTFGLGAQHVVAMFGASFVAPVLMGLDPNLAIMMSGVATVIFLLATRGRVPSYLGCSLSFVGVAAVIRAQGGSSATVTGAVFVVGAALFLVGLAVQKFGARIIHAAMPPIVTGAVVMLIGFNLAPVTASTYWPQDQWTALLVMLFTGLAVVCLRGFWSRVAIFLGLIFGYALSWALDLVFGKIHSADGSGKVVDHWRLDLSAVGNADWIGLPSFHAPSFEWSAILVALPVVIALVAENAGHVKAVGEMTGDNLDDKLGTAISADGAASMLSTAVGGPPNTTYSENIGVMAATRVYSTAAYWAAACFALLFGLCPRFGAVVAAIPGGVLGGITVILYGMIGLLGAQIWINAGVDLRNPLNLVPAAAGIIIGVGGVSLKISDNFELSGIALGTIVVITGYHVLRAFAPPHLKSQEPLLDSGTSTYDEGDESPEAGADGSQPRAKS, from the coding sequence ATGGATCTCGGCGTGCGCTGGAGGCTTCACGGCGACGGGCGCACCCCCGCGCCCGGAGCCGTCGTCCGTCCCGACGAGCGGCTCTCGTGGCCGCGCACCTTCGGGCTCGGCGCCCAGCACGTGGTCGCCATGTTCGGCGCGTCGTTCGTGGCGCCCGTCCTGATGGGCCTCGACCCGAACCTCGCGATCATGATGTCGGGCGTCGCGACCGTCATCTTCCTGCTCGCCACGCGCGGCCGGGTGCCCAGTTACCTGGGCTGTTCGCTCTCCTTCGTGGGCGTGGCCGCCGTCATCCGCGCACAGGGCGGCTCCTCCGCGACCGTGACCGGCGCCGTCTTCGTGGTCGGCGCGGCGCTGTTCCTGGTGGGCCTCGCCGTCCAGAAGTTCGGGGCGCGGATCATCCATGCCGCGATGCCGCCGATCGTCACCGGCGCCGTCGTCATGCTGATCGGCTTCAACCTGGCGCCGGTCACCGCCTCCACGTACTGGCCGCAGGACCAGTGGACGGCGCTCCTGGTGATGCTGTTCACCGGTCTGGCCGTGGTGTGCCTGCGCGGATTCTGGTCACGTGTCGCGATCTTCCTGGGGCTGATCTTCGGGTACGCCCTGTCCTGGGCCCTCGACCTGGTCTTCGGCAAGATCCACTCGGCGGACGGTTCGGGCAAGGTCGTCGACCACTGGCGCCTGGACCTGTCCGCCGTCGGCAACGCCGACTGGATCGGCCTGCCGTCCTTCCATGCGCCGAGCTTCGAGTGGTCGGCGATCCTCGTCGCCCTGCCCGTCGTCATCGCGCTCGTCGCGGAGAACGCCGGGCACGTGAAGGCGGTCGGCGAGATGACCGGCGACAACCTGGACGACAAGCTCGGCACGGCGATCTCCGCCGACGGCGCCGCCTCCATGCTCTCCACGGCGGTCGGCGGCCCGCCCAACACGACGTACTCCGAGAACATCGGCGTGATGGCCGCGACCCGCGTCTACTCCACCGCCGCGTACTGGGCCGCCGCGTGCTTCGCCCTGCTCTTCGGCCTCTGCCCCAGGTTTGGCGCGGTCGTGGCGGCCATCCCGGGCGGCGTGCTCGGCGGCATCACCGTCATCCTCTACGGCATGATCGGCCTGCTCGGCGCCCAGATCTGGATCAACGCCGGGGTGGATCTGCGCAATCCGCTGAACCTCGTCCCGGCCGCCGCGGGCATCATCATCGGCGTCGGCGGCGTCTCGCTGAAGATCAGCGACAACTTCGAGCTGAGCGGCATCGCGCTCGGCACGATCGTCGTGATCACCGGCTACCACGTGCTGCGCGCGTTCGCGCCCCCGCACCTCAAGTCGCAGGAACCGCTGCTCGATTCGGGCACGTCCACGTACGACGAAGGGGACGAGTCCCCGGAAGCGGGCGCCGACGGCTCTCAGCCGCGCGCCAAGTCGTAG
- a CDS encoding MFS transporter, producing MSEVVHDVRQLKRARYAVAAVFCVHGAVTGSFATRVPWIQEHADLSAGLLGLALAFPAIGASVAMPLAGWVSHRFGARTALRGLLALWTMALILPSLAPDLLTLCVALFVYGATAGMSDVAMNALGVEVETRMKKSIMSGLHGMWSVGALIGSAAGTVAAHIGADARLHHALAAVALTAIGLVACQGVLDLQAEPEDEAPPRFSLPPKSALLIGAVGFCAVFAEGASLDWSAVYLRDVLDSSAGVAAASTTGFTLTMAIARLAGDAVVDRFGSVRTVRVGGVVAALGGLLVVVAPHPAIAMCGFALLGLGIAVVVPLAFAAAGRSGPNPSQAIAGVATITYTSGLIAPSAIGTLADATSLVVSFGLVTVLACGLAVFAGVLRTDSREATPSAPADAKVPGPKS from the coding sequence ATGAGTGAAGTGGTCCACGACGTACGTCAGTTGAAGCGGGCGCGGTATGCCGTGGCCGCCGTCTTCTGCGTGCACGGCGCCGTCACCGGCTCCTTCGCGACGCGCGTGCCCTGGATCCAGGAGCACGCCGACCTCAGCGCCGGGCTTCTCGGCCTCGCGCTCGCCTTCCCGGCCATCGGCGCCTCCGTGGCGATGCCGCTCGCGGGCTGGGTCAGCCACCGCTTCGGCGCGAGGACGGCGCTGCGCGGGCTGCTCGCCCTGTGGACGATGGCCCTGATCCTGCCCTCGCTCGCGCCCGATCTCCTCACGCTCTGCGTGGCCCTGTTCGTGTACGGGGCGACGGCGGGCATGTCGGACGTGGCGATGAACGCCCTGGGCGTCGAGGTCGAGACCCGCATGAAGAAGTCGATCATGTCGGGCCTGCACGGCATGTGGAGCGTCGGCGCCCTGATCGGCTCCGCGGCCGGCACCGTCGCCGCCCACATCGGCGCGGACGCCCGGCTGCACCACGCCCTTGCCGCCGTGGCGCTCACCGCGATCGGCCTGGTCGCCTGCCAGGGCGTGCTCGACCTGCAGGCGGAGCCCGAGGACGAGGCGCCGCCGCGCTTCTCGCTGCCGCCCAAGTCGGCGCTGCTCATCGGCGCCGTCGGCTTCTGCGCGGTCTTCGCGGAGGGCGCGAGCCTGGACTGGTCGGCGGTCTATCTGCGCGACGTCCTGGACAGCTCGGCCGGTGTCGCCGCCGCGTCCACCACCGGATTCACGCTCACCATGGCGATCGCGCGGCTCGCGGGCGACGCCGTGGTGGACCGCTTCGGTTCGGTCCGCACGGTGCGTGTGGGCGGCGTGGTCGCGGCGCTCGGTGGACTCCTTGTCGTGGTGGCGCCGCATCCGGCGATCGCCATGTGCGGGTTCGCGCTGCTAGGGCTCGGCATCGCGGTCGTGGTGCCCCTCGCGTTCGCCGCTGCCGGGCGCAGCGGCCCGAACCCGAGCCAGGCCATCGCGGGCGTCGCCACCATCACGTACACGTCGGGCCTGATCGCCCCGTCCGCGATCGGCACGCTCGCCGACGCGACGAGCCTGGTGGTCTCCTTCGGCCTGGTGACGGTGCTCGCCTGCGGGCTCGCGGTCTTCGCGGGAGTCCTGCGCACGGACAGCCGCGAGGCCACGCCGAGCGCTCCCGCGGACGCGAAGGTTCCCGGCCCGAAGTCCTGA
- a CDS encoding ROK family transcriptional regulator — translation MPASPSTARAINDRLALGLLQREGPLTANQLKQLTGLSRPSVADLVERLQGSGLIAVVGEAGAQRRGPNARLYGIVADRAHLAALDVRTGGVSVVVTDLLGAVLAEASAPIGGDTGTGAAVERAVALVESTAKDGGVQRLHTVAIGAPGLIDPATGELRDTTSLPAWHRRLAGALQERFPARVLVENETNLAARAEQRDGAAHDRDTFVLLWLGEGVGAAVVLDGSLRRGASGGTGEIGFLPVPGTDVLPSATGCEGGFHSLACAAALRDLGAEHGILEPGASAADVVRRAAETGHGAYLDAAADRIAVGAAAMAAILDPGCVVLGGEIGRAGGDPLATRVAERVAAMSPLRTEVRASVLGGSAVLRGALLAARDSAQDELFGPRP, via the coding sequence ATGCCCGCATCACCGAGCACCGCCCGGGCCATCAACGACCGGCTCGCCCTGGGGCTCCTGCAGCGCGAAGGGCCGCTGACGGCCAACCAGTTGAAGCAGCTGACCGGCCTGTCGAGGCCCTCGGTCGCCGACCTGGTCGAGCGCCTCCAGGGCTCCGGCCTGATCGCGGTCGTGGGGGAGGCGGGTGCCCAGCGCCGGGGACCCAATGCCCGGCTGTACGGGATCGTCGCCGACCGGGCGCACCTCGCCGCGCTCGACGTACGCACCGGGGGCGTCTCCGTGGTCGTCACCGACCTGCTCGGCGCGGTGCTCGCCGAGGCCTCCGCGCCCATCGGCGGCGACACCGGCACCGGGGCCGCCGTCGAGCGCGCCGTCGCCCTCGTGGAGAGCACCGCGAAGGACGGCGGCGTCCAGCGGCTGCACACCGTGGCGATCGGCGCCCCCGGCCTCATCGACCCCGCCACCGGCGAACTGCGCGACACCACCTCGCTCCCCGCCTGGCACCGGCGCCTGGCGGGCGCCCTCCAGGAGCGGTTCCCCGCACGCGTGCTCGTGGAGAACGAGACCAACCTCGCCGCCCGCGCCGAACAGCGCGACGGCGCCGCCCACGACCGCGACACCTTCGTGCTCCTGTGGCTGGGCGAAGGCGTCGGCGCCGCCGTCGTGCTCGACGGAAGCCTGCGCCGCGGCGCGTCGGGCGGCACCGGGGAGATCGGCTTCCTGCCGGTGCCCGGCACGGACGTACTGCCCTCCGCCACCGGCTGCGAGGGCGGCTTCCACTCGCTGGCCTGCGCCGCCGCGCTCCGTGACCTCGGCGCCGAGCACGGGATCCTGGAGCCGGGCGCGAGCGCCGCCGACGTGGTGCGCCGCGCCGCCGAGACCGGCCACGGGGCCTACCTCGACGCGGCCGCCGACCGGATCGCCGTCGGCGCCGCCGCCATGGCCGCGATCCTGGACCCCGGCTGCGTGGTCCTGGGCGGCGAGATCGGCCGCGCGGGCGGCGACCCGCTCGCCACCCGCGTGGCGGAGCGCGTCGCCGCCATGTCACCGCTGCGCACCGAGGTGCGCGCGAGCGTGCTCGGCGGCTCCGCGGTACTGCGCGGCGCGCTGCTCGCCGCCAGGGACTCGGCGCAGGACGAGCTGTTCGGCCCGCGTCCCTAG
- the ribD gene encoding bifunctional diaminohydroxyphosphoribosylaminopyrimidine deaminase/5-amino-6-(5-phosphoribosylamino)uracil reductase RibD has product MRRAVELAALGLGSTSPNPVVGCVIIDASGQTVGEGHHQRAGGPHAEVHALRAAGEQARGATALVTLEPCNHTGRTGPCAQALIDAGIARVVYAVGDPNPAATGGAQRLRTAGVDVESGLFEAEAAVGNAAWLTSVRLGRPHITWKYAASLDGRIAAADGSSRWITSAEARADVHRLRAECDAVVVGSGTQRADDPHLAVRGIEGAVQPLRVVVDTNGTAVAPGARVLDDAAPTLVAVAENVTPEAETEAETVRLPRADGGLDIPALLGELHARGVRSVLLEGGPTLAGAFVAAGAVDRVVAYLAPVLLGAGPAALAGGGITTITEALRLDVSETVRIGPDLRVTATPVALVSKEH; this is encoded by the coding sequence ATGCGCCGCGCCGTCGAGCTCGCCGCCCTCGGACTCGGCTCCACCAGCCCGAACCCCGTCGTCGGATGCGTCATCATCGACGCCTCCGGACAGACTGTCGGCGAGGGCCACCACCAGCGCGCGGGCGGTCCCCACGCCGAGGTCCACGCCCTGCGCGCGGCCGGCGAACAGGCCCGTGGCGCCACCGCCCTGGTCACCCTCGAACCCTGCAACCACACCGGACGCACCGGCCCCTGCGCCCAGGCGCTCATCGACGCCGGGATCGCCCGCGTCGTCTACGCCGTCGGCGACCCGAACCCCGCCGCGACCGGGGGAGCGCAGCGACTGCGTACCGCCGGGGTCGACGTGGAGTCGGGCCTGTTCGAGGCCGAGGCCGCCGTGGGGAACGCCGCCTGGCTGACATCCGTGCGCCTCGGCCGCCCGCACATCACCTGGAAGTACGCCGCGTCGCTCGACGGCCGCATCGCCGCCGCCGACGGCAGCAGCCGCTGGATCACCTCCGCCGAGGCCCGCGCCGACGTCCACCGGCTGCGCGCCGAGTGCGACGCGGTCGTCGTCGGCTCCGGCACCCAGCGCGCCGACGACCCGCACCTCGCCGTGCGGGGCATCGAAGGCGCCGTCCAACCGCTGCGCGTCGTCGTCGACACGAACGGCACCGCCGTGGCACCCGGCGCCCGCGTCCTGGACGACGCGGCGCCCACGCTCGTCGCGGTCGCCGAGAACGTCACCCCGGAAGCCGAAACCGAAGCCGAGACGGTGCGACTCCCGCGCGCGGACGGCGGGTTGGACATCCCGGCCCTCCTCGGCGAACTCCACGCGCGCGGCGTGCGCTCCGTCCTCCTCGAAGGCGGGCCGACGCTCGCCGGTGCCTTCGTCGCCGCGGGCGCCGTCGACCGCGTCGTCGCCTATCTCGCCCCCGTCCTGCTCGGCGCGGGCCCCGCCGCCCTCGCAGGCGGCGGAATCACGACCATCACCGAAGCGTTGCGGCTCGACGTGAGCGAGACCGTCCGCATCGGCCCCGATCTGCGCGTCACCGCGACCCCCGTAGCCCTCGTATCGAAGGAGCACTGA